In Aptenodytes patagonicus chromosome 21, bAptPat1.pri.cur, whole genome shotgun sequence, the genomic stretch CAGCATGTCCGTAGTGCTTTTGCCTCCGACGCAGTTCAGGGCGAGCCGGGGCTTCGGGATGCTCTGCAAGAGTTTATTAAGAAGGTTCCCAGATTTTAGGGCTCCTGAGGATGGGACCGCGGTTCCTGAGGGAGCAACTGCCTTAACCTCAACATTTACCTGGGGGCAACTAAGAGTCGTAGAGCTAAAATCTATGATCTGGCCCTTGCAGTAGCAGCAAAAGTGCTCAACTTCTGGGGCTAAATCCTGATCTAGAGAGAGATTTGTCCTTCCCACCATCCCTGCACCTTTCCCCGCAGCGCTGAACCGCAGGGACAGCCCCAGACAAGTCTCTCCAGTGGGATCAGCATTGAGGTACCTTAAATATATCTTTCATCTCTGGCTTTCTCAGCATCTCCTCCGTGACGACGTGGTCTGCGCCCAGGGCCATCAACCTCTCCACCAGCTTTGGGAGATCAGGTCtaggggaggaaaataaaaagaagactcGATGATCCAGAAAGCAGAGTGccaccttctcctccctcctgctcagaCGTAGCTTGGGGACAAcagggcagaggctggaggaTACCTCGGAGGAGCAAACAGGAGAAAATCCTGGGTTGGATGGGCAGGATGACCCGATCCAGCTCTCAAACTTGCCTGACCTCATGCCAACCTCCAGCCCAGGCcaagggcagctcctgccccgcaggaGACCTTCTCCTTTCCCAGGGGACCCACCTGTCCCTCACCACGTTGATGGTCTTGATGCCAGAGGCTTTGGCAATCTGGATAACAGCCTGGCCCACGCCGCTGTTGGCGGCGTTCTGGATGACGGAGTCACCTGGATATaaataaattcagattttcaTTGCAGAAGCGACTGGCAAATCCACCTGGATTTCTTTCCACCCTGCAAAGCCTTACCCGGCGCCAGGGTCTCGAAGTCGGCCAGCATGCGGTATGCCGTGCAGGGGTTGACGCTCAGGGTGGCGGCGCACAGCACCGGGATGTCGCTGGGCACCTTCAGCAGCACCTCCTCGGGAAACACCCCCTGCGTCCGCCACGTCCCTGGGGTACCGGCAGCATCGCAGCCAgcgcaggcagagcagcaggaaggtgggcaaggaaaggaaaatgttatgAGACCTCAGCTCAGGCCATAGCCTTAACGCCGGTCGCTGCAGCATCACCACACCGTGCACCGTCTAAATCCTGGAGAGTGAATTATGAAACATTTTCCCGTATGGGTATGACCAAAATATTGCGAGAGGCAGGGGATGGATCCCCTGCTGCCCACTGAGATTTATCACCCAGCAAAGTCTAATCATTTCccagaggaaaatgggaaatggGCACGGGGAGTGTGTGCAGAGCTAATGGAAATACTCCCCATGCTACGGATGAGCCCATATAGTCAAAGCCAATTTACTTAGATTTAGTCTCTCTATATTTATATCCGATTTAACCCCCTAtcattcatttactttttttttaatgcttaaaaatatCACATTTGGATCTTAACTAGATAGCTTTCCTTCTCCCATTAagcaaaaaagccttttaagAAGAAATAGGCAAGGAACAAGCTGTTACACCAAACCAGAACCGACAATTTTTCTGGCCCTTGGCATTTTGGAGGAGCACAAGAGACATTTGTTGGAAAATAAGTTCCCATGCTTTCCCATCAGAGCACTATTAAGGAGAAAACTGTAATGAGATGTAACCATGACCCTGCACAGGTTAAATGCTTTATCCTGGGTCTTTAAAGAAGGTCTAAGTAGATGTGACAAAACGCGGTTGTTTCCAGAGAAGAACAGATTGCTGCGATGCTTTATAACGGCACAGAAGCCCCATAAAAGGCCTATGCTATAGAAAAGCAGATTATTTCTAAACTCAAGTTTAGCATACGCAATGGCATCGCTACCGCTCCTACTGCAAGTGCTCCGGGTTTTTGCATTGCATGTGTCCCGTGCACAGGAGCCCCTTCCCCGGGGACCCCCATCCttccccgcagcccccctgccTCCGCAGAGGACCAGCAGCATCACCCGCTGTGGCTGGGGATCGAGCTGAGGTATCGAGCtcgctttaaagaaaaaaaaaacaaaccattaaaaataaaaatacatggcaGAAAGAATAAAACTTAAAACCAAGATATAAACAGGTAAGAAATGAAGATGCCTTTGTGCAGCTCCAGCGGTTATCCCGATGCTTCTAGTCTGAGACCATCCAGCTCATTATATTGATGATTACGCTAATACGGCACTAAATGGGTTCCAACTGCTGCTTCCCTCGCGCGGAACATTCTCTaatggagcttttttttttttcccattttaagtcACATCCAATTAGATGTAATTGCTGTAAGCGGGAGGGGCACGTGGCTCTACCCACATCCAACAAAAATGGTGCTTTGGAGAGCAGCGGTTTTGCTCTGGGACCCCCAAAATCCCCACAACAGCTCCCCAGGCATCGGTTCGCATGAGAGCATGACCACAGGTTTGCTCTCCGTGCAGGCTTGGGCAGCTCCCGGCGGGCTCAAGCATCCCAAAAATCCCCTGAGAAGATGCTTTGCAGGCGGGGGGATGCAGAGGAGGACCTTGCCAGTGAGCAAGGATCCAGCGGTGCCGTGGCTCCTGGCACCGAGGATGCCGGGGTACGCACTTACCGAGGCCAGCGCCCGCCGGGATGACCCGGTCCCCGGGTTTCAGAGCCGCCACACGACGCCCGACCTCCAGCACTTCCCCAACACCTTCGTTCCCTCCCACGGCCGGCAGCGGGGAGAGGATGGCGTAGGTCCCTGCCGGGAAGCCAGAGGTGAGCTGTGGAACCCGTCATACCCCAGACCTCCCCATCCCAGGAGCCGGCTCCAAACCCTCCGAGACATCCCACCGGGAGCATCCCGCAAGAATCAATATGCAAAGAAGATGCAGCCGGCGCGTTACCTTGGATCATATTGATGTCGGCGGGGTTGATGGGGGCTGCCAACATCTTGACGTGGACATCGGagtcccccagctcggccaccTCGAGGTCCTTTAGCCTGAACAGGGAGACACAAAGGAAAAGTGCATTACTACAGGCTTGGCTGATGTCTTCTGCACCTTGGTTGAAGCTGGAAAGAGATGCCGGTATCACCTACACGACACATTAGACTTAAAATAAACAGCACCGTGTTCCCCATCTCATCTACGTTGCTGTAGCCTGGTCTCCTCCAGTGAAGAAACCCAACATCCAACTTAAGACGACCCCATCGAGACTCCTctgtccccagggagcagcaggcagcaatgcCCGTATCCACCCCTAAACCTCACACCTTTAGCCGGGCTTAGGAACAAACCCCAAATACTCCTCGCACAGAGAAAAGCCCCTCCAAGAGGGACGACGTCCCCAACCCCTTTGCCATGAGGCTGTTTTAAATGCGATGAAGATGCTCTTCCACCGAGGGAAGAGCGGGGCTGGGTAATTTAGCTCATCTCCCCCCACAAACGCATCCTGCCGGCGTCCATGGCCCCGGGGGAATTGCAATATAAAACTTTTGGGATACCTTGGGTCTTGCAAGGGGAGGGAAAAGCTCTTCCAGAAAACCCAGCAGCACCACGACACAGACCAAGGGGAAAGAGGAACCGGGGGCTCGATGACTTGCCTGACCCATCTCCCAGCCAGGGCAAACCCATCCAGCCGTGCCCGTTTGCAAGATGGAAGGCAATTTTAACTACATTTAAATGAGCTGGGGGGCTCTGCAAAGGCTGCCAATTTTTAAGAGCAGCTATTTGCCGCAATCACACGCCGCAAAGTACGTGTCGTTAGGCACGATACACCGAATTTCTTTTCATGGCTTGGCCTGTGCTGGCAAAGTGGTttgccccttccctcctccaagcTGCCCGGCAGATTTGGAGATGACTTGGAGGTTTGAATTCAATAGCACCGTGCGCGCGTCAGAAGGCTTTTAGCACATGGGAATTTCCATCGCCGGCTGCAGCTCTGGCTCTAGGTGCTACACACGCTCCAGTAACGGTTTTGGGTGAGGGCATCAGGCTCCAGCTCttgctttcagcagcagccacccaAACAGAAAGCCCACAGCCTGCACCTTTGCTGAGCATCCTTGCTACACGGGTGCATCCCCAAGCACAGAAATCCTCCGTCTGCAGCATGCAAATCCCCCCCCTCGCCGTCACTCCGGCTGTCCCGACCCTGCCCAGCCATCTCACGAGGTCTCTGGCTTTTACGAGTATTTTCCTCTCCTAATTAGCAATTAGGATGATGAGACATGAGGGAGGCTCCCAGGAGGGTCCAAAAACCTCTCTTGGAGAGTTTGGCATCAGCGAGGTGCAGGATACGGCCCTGCAGCCACTGAGTACAACCAAGAGTcctgacttcagtggattttgCTCAAAACCACGCGGTTTTTGGCAAGGTTATGAATTACGAAGCCAGGTGCGCAGGAGGCAGCAGCGGCTGCTGTGCAAACCACCCGCCAGAATTAGCAGGATGAAGTTAGCTCCTTGCAAACCCGCTTCGAACCGAACTGCAAGGCTTCGGCAGGAAAACACGGTGACTCCGTCCtgtttcaggtttaaaaaaaaagtaaaaataaaatacaaatcagCATTACAAGATGCAGGGACCCATTCGGAGGCATTGCTGCTGGTGGGCGCCCACGCCTCCAGCTCCCCGGCCCCCAGCAATGCCATCTCCACGCTGTATATATTTTTCTGCCTTGTTAGGCAGCAAATTAAATCATTTCGGGTTTTGCCACCCTCTGTATGTCCGACTAATTGAAATCCCTTTTTCTTAAATGAGGTTAAATATCGAGGTTAAAGTTAATACCATGCAGCACCTCTGCACAGCATCAACCCTGTGCCAGCACCTTGGGCATGAATCCACTGCTCAGATTTCcatcccattaaaaaaatcagatttatatcAGACAGACGGACAGGTTTTTGATGGAGGCTGCTAAAAGCCAACGACCCACCAAAATCCCGTGTCACCAAGCAAAGTGACGCTCGCTAATCTTAACAAATTCAGCAGGTTGCGCAAAAAAGCTGGTGTTTCAGCTGGCCGGGGGTTTTACGGCTCGTCCTGCCCCGCTTTAGCATTACGGGAACTCGGATATTTTCAGAAATCTGCTAAAAAGAGAAGTCATGAAGCAGAAGACCGGCCTTGCACAAGCAAGGGGGTGAAGGCAGCAAATCTCAGGAGCCG encodes the following:
- the MECR gene encoding enoyl-[acyl-carrier-protein] reductase, mitochondrial isoform X1, which produces MQRAAARVLRGVRPPPVRARSGTARPPPRGLLYERHGEPPAVVQLKDLEVAELGDSDVHVKMLAAPINPADINMIQGTYAILSPLPAVGGNEGVGEVLEVGRRVAALKPGDRVIPAGAGLGTWRTQGVFPEEVLLKVPSDIPVLCAATLSVNPCTAYRMLADFETLAPGDSVIQNAANSGVGQAVIQIAKASGIKTINVVRDRPDLPKLVERLMALGADHVVTEEMLRKPEMKDIFKSIPKPRLALNCVGGKSTTDMLRHLQPKGTVVTYGGMAKQPVMVPVSAFIFRDLRLRGFWMTQWRKDHAQDQEGLASMMDAVCQLIRRGQLTAPACTEVPLQDYKAALEASMKPFTSSKQILLL
- the MECR gene encoding enoyl-[acyl-carrier-protein] reductase, mitochondrial isoform X2, with amino-acid sequence MLAAPINPADINMIQGTYAILSPLPAVGGNEGVGEVLEVGRRVAALKPGDRVIPAGAGLGTWRTQGVFPEEVLLKVPSDIPVLCAATLSVNPCTAYRMLADFETLAPGDSVIQNAANSGVGQAVIQIAKASGIKTINVVRDRPDLPKLVERLMALGADHVVTEEMLRKPEMKDIFKSIPKPRLALNCVGGKSTTDMLRHLQPKGTVVTYGGMAKQPVMVPVSAFIFRDLRLRGFWMTQWRKDHAQDQEGLASMMDAVCQLIRRGQLTAPACTEVPLQDYKAALEASMKPFTSSKQILLL